Sequence from the Psilocybe cubensis strain MGC-MH-2018 chromosome 10, whole genome shotgun sequence genome:
ACACCCGCAAGCTCATTGATTGCTCTGATGTAAGAGGTCCCCCATGGTGTATATTAATTCAAATACTTAACCAATTCTTGTTCTTTACAGGTTGTGCCTGTTCCCAAACCCTTCACCCAGGCAATCAAATACCCCGCCTCATTCTCCAAAAAGGATGTCCAAATTGCTTGCAACTCACTTCCTTTCCCCAACCTGGCCACCGTCGCTGGTCCTGCCCCTACCGTTGCTCCTGTGTGAGTAACGTTTCCCTGACTTTTATCCAAATATCCAAACTGATCGCTGACAACACTTCGTCATCTCATACAGTCCTGGCTCTTAATTATTAGTGATGCTTCGAACCGGAATATGTTTATAGATTTATCTCACTTTCGTTCTACCTCTGTAACTAACATTGTAATCACACTCACTTTGTGCCTTGAAGTAACTGAATATACTATGCTATTGACAAATCGAGAACGCCACTATGCATCTTAGCAAACCCGCAAATGAAGAACGCTGATTGTGGGGACCCATAGTTTGCAAAGAGCTAATACTATTTACAAGAAGTAGACTGTAATTCGAAAGCGAAAAAAGCAAACACTCAACAGAAGGAATCGAATAAAAATACACTCAAAAAAACAGGTACATTTATTACATCGTCAGCGTCGTATATCCGAAGTTCGATCCTTCAAGTCCTCGCGCAATCAATGTAAATTGCTGAGCTGCTTCCCTCGTCCGTTTCAATGAACGGGATCTATTACAGTATTTAATCGCGTCACTCGCAAAATTccttgaagaaaatgacagAGTAGACGTACCCTGAAACTGCTTTCATGAATTTGGTCTTTGCATCTGGTCCCGCCTTACTCGGAACGAAGTGTTCCTAGAGAGCACGCAAAATAAATTAGACATGACATAGGCTAAGGTAACACGCCTTGACTCACAGACAACAATATCTCTTTCATCCATTGAGgggcaccaccaccaactccACCTTCAGGCCCATTTGCTCTGCTGAGAAGCGTGCCCAGCATCTCGATAAGGTTTGGCACCGCACTACGAGGCGCCACGCCAGCAAATCCTTCCAAGATGGCCTGCATGATCGCTCGTCCGTGAACTGCCATGAATGCCGTTTTGTTGGCGATAAGCTCATCTGTCAGTGAAGATCGATGAATAAGCGTCGACTGGCCATTGAAAGAAGGTCGTCAGTGGTGAACAATTTGATTATGAATGCTACCCCAACGCACTAGGAAGTTGCAAGCTGAAACCAAAGAATATCGTTCTTGGAGAGTCAGCGCCTTGATTGCACATTGAATGAGGGCGTCAAAAAGGCCCCGGGGTAAAGCATAAAAAGCGCTTGTAAATTCTGCAGCAGTCTGCAATGTCAATTAGTAAGGTAATGCCAATGAAAGCTGAAGTTGCCATACCTTTTCCATACATGAGAAGAAGCCTTGGACAATGTCTGGATTCTAAAGGATACTTCAGTAAAGAAATGGTCCAGGTGATGTAGCCACAACAAGAAGCCTTACGCTTTCCATGGCCCCTTCAGCCCCCAGTCTTGTCAACGCGGTTTCTAAAAGAATAGGTAGCAATCTCTGGATTATCATCTCAGCTTCGGTTGACGGGCCATTCTTGAGAATGACAGAGTAGATCGGTGGATTTAACTGGGCAATGAGAATGTGTGCGAGAGATAGCCATGCAGCCGTAAGCTGGCGCTGCGCAGCCAAGCATACAAGCTCCAGAAGCGGCCCAGCAGGGAGAGAAATGACAGTGGTGTCCGCTGGTAGCGCAGTGATTGATTTACACAATTCGCTCAACCCCTTAAAAAGATGCGTACTAATCAATATATTGTGCTGGGTGATGCGTATTAAGAGCAGGATCGCAGACATACATGAGAAATGTCAGAATGTGCAGACCACAACTCCACAACCGCCCGGATGGCAGCAAAAATGCTCTCGCGGATTTTTATTGTTCTAGGATCTTCGCGCGCTTGCTTGATGCTTTCAATTTGGGCCTGCACGTCAGGATCCGAATCATCTTCGAGCACTAAGCCGTCGGAACTCCGAGTTAGGCCCTTTGCTATACCTGCGAGAGTTTCTAGATGGAGAGTAATCGAAAGTTGAGCTTCCTCAGGATTCTAAAAATAAAGTAAATAGGGGATTAGAAACGGAAAAACAAGATATTTCCTAACCGTGGGTGCTATTTGGAGAGCGTCGAAGATCCGTTGCACACTTGGAGCCACAATGGCCTAAAGAGGTCGAGTAAGAATATCATCAAGGTACACACGGCGTTCATAATTCACCTCAATAGAAGGTATTGACTCTAGTGGCGGAATTGCCTGAATAACACTGGCGATCGATTGAAGAACCTTGCTTTTCTCCGAATCCTAGAAAACATCAATCAGAACGAAAGCATGCAGAAAAAGGAGTACGCGATTACAGGAATATTGCCGATATTAGCATGTAGTTCTCCAAATGCCGCGATATGGAGGGCCAACTCTTTTCTGTTTGCCTCGCACAAATTTCGTAGCGCTGTTGCTGCCGGTAAACTAAGAGTTGGATCAGGCAATGCTGAGACGACATATGACAGGACGGTCAGCAAGAGATTTGGTTGCGCTGACGTAGCCCCTGAGGTGGCAAACCACGAGGAGTAAGAACCTAACCACCCATTCAGTTCGGTTGTTTGATATACGTTGAAATATATCACTGACCAATAACACCCAGAGCCGTTCTTCTAACCCTCGACCTCCCTGTTGACGGCAATCTCCCAAATATATCAGGGCTAAATAGTCTGTCAAGATGTGGAACTGTCTCCATGTCAACGGCTTCCTGTATAGACATTATACAATGAAGCGTAGCTTCAATTTCCTGAACAGAGTTTAACATCGAAACGTGGTGAAAACAGTTTATTTCTACGCACTTGCCATCCATCACCTTCTTTGCGTGCTGCTAACCGCTCAGCAACGTCGTTGACATAGTATCCAAGCATATCTTCTCGTAGAACGTAATAGCTGTGTCGGATACCCTTTAGTGATGAGAATTCTTCGAGACATTGGTGGAACATACGCATTGATCAGAGTATCCCCAACATCTCGTCGGTACCTGCGCAAAGATCTGTTAAACTGTACCGAAAGGGGTGAGGACGACGGTGACTGACACTTGGAATTTTTCAACTTCATCTAGATGACGAAACTTTCAAGAAATGTTCAATTAACGACAGTGAGTTTAACTCACCTCGTGACCAACCACTTCCCGACGGTGGAAACGCGACCTTCCGCCTCAAAACCTTAACAACTTCACTAAACACCGCCTTGGCCATCAGCACTTGCTTGCTCTCTGCCACATCAGTGTCAGCAGGAGCCGGTGATCTATCATCATCACCGTCTTCGAAGTAGTAGTCGGTGCTCCACAATGCTTCCTGGAACAGGTACCAGAACCCTAGGGTCAATTCgctctcttcttcgtcgacgCCATAATGCCCTGGAAGGGCAGTAAATGCCAGCAGAAGACTAAGGAAGCTTTGTGTAAGTTGGCCTTTGGTTGTTGGCGGCGTCGTAGGGCCAGTAGAAACAGGACTGGAGGAGGCGATGTTGGTTGCGATGTATGACGTCGAGTGGTCTCCGAGTGCGACGACTAGCTTGCACAAGGAATGCGAAACTGGGAGAATGTCCTCGTCGGCGAGTATCGCTTCCATGATTTGACGACCGACAGTGTCCATCCATATCATGAGCGGTTCTGTCAGAGTCTTAGACCCTGACCCGTCAGATAACGGTGATTTCGTGGTGATTTCTTGCAACGCGTCTGACGCCCCGATAAAGATTTCAGGAAATTTTGGGTCGAGTAGCTGTATAAGGATAGGGATGAGGGGTGTTAGATGGCTGTCAAATCGTCAGTCTTTAAATGCTGGTCTTACGACAGACAAAGAGCTCACTTTGCGTTGATATGACCTAACCATGCCTGTAAACATCGAAGTGCAGAAAGATAGTGTTGGGTAGGTATAGAACCCAGAGGCTGAGTAATTGTGTTTGTGATGGCTTGAACAATCATTGGAACAGCTTCCGACATAACTCTAAGGATGTCATCTCTACCGCACCGTTTGAAACTATTAGCTTGCACCGAGGGAAGAGTAGACACACCTTTGAGGTTTCAGGAGATCGGCATTACCCATTTCCTCTGCAGTGATGGCCAAAAAATCGTGAAGATATTCAACAGATGCACCTTGATTGGAGAATGCAGTTATACACGACATAATCCAGTCCGGCCATTGTGAATGGCGCCCTGGGACTAGCCTAATTGCCAGAGAGTTGATCTGGAAAGACAGTAAGGAATGGGGGGTGATATTACAATTAAGCGGCGTACTGCAACAAAAAGTTTACGCAGGATAAACTTGCTCCTTCCTATAGCTATCGAATGTGCGGTCAACTGCACGATGAGATCACGAAGAGCCTCTATATGTTCATTTGGGAACATTGCCCTGTGTTGTGCATTAGTAAAGTTCACGGACCTTGAGGACGGACGTACCAGTCTCTCGCAATCTTGACTTGGGCGGTATGGGCGCC
This genomic interval carries:
- a CDS encoding Importin-13 gives rise to the protein MASSDFLPSLSQFDIEHAAQLIQQAYSPSGPVVPEELKRLQQDLFELQKRPEAWGLVVPLLNHQDQNVQFYGAHTAQVKIARDWAMFPNEHIEALRDLIVQLTAHSIAIGRSKFILRKLFVAINSLAIRLVPGRHSQWPDWIMSCITAFSNQGASVEYLHDFLAITAEEMGNADLLKPQRDDILRVMSEAVPMIVQAITNTITQPLGSIPTQHYLSALRCLQAWLGHINANHLTPLIPILIQLLDPKFPEIFIGASDALQEITTKSPLSDGSGSKTLTEPLMIWMDTVGRQIMEAILADEDILPVSHSLCKLVVALGDHSTSYIATNIASSSPVSTGPTTPPTTKGQLTQSFLSLLLAFTALPGHYGVDEEESELTLGFWYLFQEALWSTDYYFEDGDDDRSPAPADTDVAESKQVLMAKAVFSEVVKVLRRKVAFPPSGSGWSRDEVEKFQVYRRDVGDTLINAYYVLREDMLGYYVNDVAERLAARKEGDGWQEIEATLHCIMSIQEAVDMETVPHLDRLFSPDIFGRLPSTGRSRVRRTALGVIGSYSSWFATSGATSAQPNLLLTVLSYVVSALPDPTLSLPAATALRNLCEANRKELALHIAAFGELHANIGNIPDSEKSKVLQSIASVIQAIPPLESIPSIEAIVAPSVQRIFDALQIAPTNPEEAQLSITLHLETLAGIAKGLTRSSDGLVLEDDSDPDVQAQIESIKQAREDPRTIKIRESIFAAIRAVVELWSAHSDISHGLSELCKSITALPADTTVISLPAGPLLELVCLAAQRQLTAAWLSLAHILIAQLNPPIYSVILKNGPSTEAEMIIQRLLPILLETALTRLGAEGAMESNPDIVQGFFSCMEKTAAEFTSAFYALPRGLFDALIQCAIKALTLQERYSLVSACNFLSTLIHRSSLTDELIANKTAFMAVHGRAIMQAILEGFAGVAPRSAVPNLIEMLGTLLSRANGPEGGVGGGAPQWMKEILLSEHFVPSKAGPDAKTKFMKAVSGSRSLKRTREAAQQFTLIARGLEGSNFGYTTLTM